The Burkholderia mayonis DNA window AGCGATTACGAGATGCTGCTGCTGTCGGCGAAGGGCGGCGCGGTGTATTCGTCGTCCGGCATACCTGTCTGGACCCGGCCGCTGCATGAGTGCGCGATCGAAAGCGTGCATGCGATCTTCGCGATCGGCGAGCCGGATGCGGTCGATCGCGACGACGAGAAGGTATCCGATTGGTTGCGTTGCGCGCGTGCCCATATCGGAGCCTCGGGCCGCACGAAGCGCTTGATGGGACTCGTGAACCGAGAGCGCGGCGACGCGGCGGCGGACGACCTGTCGATCGACGCGATGCTCTCCGGCGCCGCTTCGTCCGGAAAATCCCGTCCGACGGCGGCGGAGCGCGCGGCATTCTCGGCCGCACTGGCGATCATTCGGCACGATTGCGGCGATGGCCCCGCGCACGAAGTCGCGGAGTGCCTGTGTCCGGCGATGAACGCACGGCCAGCCGAGCCGGCATTTGCGTCGCGCGAGGCGCGTGCGAGCAAACTGATTCGCACGTCAGTCCAGCAACTGCGCGACAACAGTGCAAACCGCATTTCGATCGCCGACACCGCGCATGCGGCGGCGATGAGCGAGCGAAATTTCTTGAGGCGCTTCAAGCAGGAGATCGGCGTGACGCCGTCGGAGTTCGTGCAGAGAGTCCGGCTCGAACACGCACGCCACATGCTCGTGCACACCGATCTTCCGGTCGACAAGATTGCGCGGCGCACCGGTCTCGGCAGCGGCGATCGACTGGCGAAGCTGTTTCGCCAGCATCTGTCGATGTCGCCGACCGAATATCGCGCGATTGAGCGCAGCCGCGGCTTGGACGCGGATCTTGCATGCGCCGACTTTGTCTCGCACCTGAGCAGGTCGGTTTCATAACGAGCGGTACGCCGCGTCCGTCGCTTCGTCCCCAACCCGCGTTTCACCGCACTCGCGTTCGAAGCCGCGGGCGACGCTCGATCGATTTCGGGCGATGAAGGCCGGACCTCTGTCAATTCGGATTCATCGATGAGGCGATGTGCGAGACGCGCGAACATCGGGCATGAATGTAGAAGTACGAAGCAAATTATTGACGAAGCGCAATTGAGGTTCACCTATGCCAGCGATATTTCCCCGAGTCGTCGACATTGCATTGATCGTAATCGGCGCGTTCCTCCCGATTCTGATCGAGGCGTCCGGCAGTTCGCACGCGCAGATCTTCGACGGATCGCTGGTGGCGTTTGCCGCCGCGCTGTCGCTGTCGGTTTTTCCCGCGTGCGGGATCTACGAGACGTCGAAGCGACGCTCGCCGGTGCATCTGATCAGCCGCACCGCACTCGCCTGGCTCGTCGTGCAGGGCGGCACCGTTGCGCTGCTATACGTGCTGCGCCGTGCGCAGATCCTGTCGAGCGCGTGGTTCATGTACTGGACGGTGACGAGCGGCATCGGGCTGCTGATCTTTCGCGCGGTCACGCTCGCGATCTTCGGCCTTGTCGAGCGCGCGAGCCACAAGGTGAAGGCCGCGACGTTCGACCAGATGGGGCACGTCGCGCAACGCATGAGGACGTCGGGCGTCGCGAAGCGGATCATCAAGCGTGCGTTCGACGTCACCGCGGCGTCGTGCCTGATCGCCGTGCTGTCGCCCGTGCTTGCCGTGATCGCGTTTCTCGTCAAGCGCGACGGCGGGCCGGCCATGTTCGGACATGTGCGGATCGGTCGAGACGGCTGCCGCTTCAAGTGCCTGAAGTTTCGCTCGATGGTGATGAACGCGGACGCCGTGCTGAAGGCGCTGCTCGAGCGCGATCCGCAGGCGCGCGCGGAGTGGGAGCGTGAATTCAAGTTGAAGCACGACGTGCGGATCACGCGGATCGGCCGCTTCCTGCGTCGCAGCAGTCTCGACGAGCTGCCTCAATTACTGAACGTCGTGAGGGGTGAGATGAGTCTCGTCGGGCCGCGACCGATCGTCGAGGCCGAGCTTCCGCGCTACGGCGACGACGTTCGCTATTACCTCGCGGCGAAGCCCGGCATGACGGGGCTGTGGCAGGTAAGCGGCCGCAACGACACCGATTACGCGACACGCGTTTCGCTCGACGTGTCGTACGTGAAGGAATGGTCGCTTCGCCGCGACCTGTACATCCTGTTGAAGACGGTCAACGTGGTCCTGCGCGGATCGGGCGCGTATTGAGCGCCTTGCGCACGATGATCGGCGGCCGGAACAGGCCAGAACCAGAAAGTGGATCGAGGTATAGATGGGTAGTCTGGGGGAAGCCGGCGGCGACGTGCCGCCGAGGCGCACGTACGGCGCACGCGTGCGTTTGTTGACGATGTGGGTGCCGTTATGCGCGGCGCTCGGTGCATGCGGCATCGCGCCCGGCATGCGGATGAAGCAGCCGCCGAACGTGCCGGTATCGAGCGCGGCAGCGGGCGCGCCGGCCGAGGCCGGCCGCGAGCCGCACGGCGAGCAGTTGCCGATTCCGATTACCGACATCGACCTGAATCTGATCCGGACGCTGCGCGATACGCAGCGCGGCGCGCAAGCCGCGCCCGATCTCGCGTCGCCGGTGTCCGGCTACACGATCGGGCGCGGCGACGTGCTGCAGATCACGGTCTGGGATCATCCCGAGCTCGCGGCGGCGCTCGGCACGCAGCAGCAGACGACCGCGCGCGCGGCCGACGCGCCGGCGGGCTTCGTGGTCGATCAGGACGGCACGCTTCAGTATCCGTACGTGGGACGCCTCGCCGTCGCGGGTCTCAAGCCCGAGCAGGTCCAGGCGCGGCTCGCGCGCAAGCTCGCGGAGACGTTCCGCGACCCGCAGGTGACGGTGCGCGTCGCGTCGTTCCGCGCGAAGCAGGTCTACATCGAAGGCGAAGTGCGTACGCCGGGCTCGCAGCCGCTCAACGACATTCCGATGACGCTGTACGATGCAGTGGGTCGCGCCGGCGGCTTCTCGGCGAGCGCGGACCAGAGCCGCGTGATCCTTGTGCGCAACGGCGTCGAGCAGCGGATCGATCTGTCGGGCGCCGCGCAAGGGACCCATGCGCCGCGAGTCGTCCTCAAGGACGGCGACCTGCTGCGCATCCCGCCGCGCGACGAGAGCGGCGTGTTCGTGATGGGCGAAGTCAACAAGCCGGTTACCGCGCTGCCGATGCGCAACGGCCGGCTGACGCTGAGCGAGGCGCTGTCGCAGGCGGGCAGCCTGAACGCGTCGACGGCCGATGCGGCGCAGATGTACGTGATCCGCGGCTCGCTCGATGCGAAGCCGCACGTCTACCGGCTCGACGCGAGTTCGCCCGTTGCGATGGTGCTCGCGAACCAGTTCGAGCTGGAGCCGAAGGACATCGTCTACGTCGACGGCAACGGTCTCGTCCGGTTCAGCCGCGTGCTCAGCCTGCTGCTGCCGGCGATCAACGCCGGCCTGACCGCGGCGGTCGTGACCAAATGATCGAATCGATTCTCGTCGTCTGCGAAGGCAATCTCTGCCGCAGCCCGATGGCGGCCGCGTTCTTTGCCGCGGCGCTGCCGGGCCGCACGGTTACGTCGGCGGGCTTCAACGCGCTCGTCGGCATGCCGGCCGCGCCGCTCGCGCAGGACGTGATGCGCGAGCGCGGCATCGATCTCTCCGCGCATCGCGCGCAGCAGCTCGGCCGCGCGCAATGCGCTTCGGCGGATCTGATTCTCGTGATGGACCGCGGTCAGCGCCGGCTCGTCGAGGATCAGTATCCGCTTGCGCGCGGCAAGGTGTTTCGCATCGGCGAGCACGAGAACTTCGATGTACGCGATCCCTATCGTCAACCGCGCTTCGTGTTCGAGCGTTCCGCACGGCTCATCGAGCTCGGCGTGAACGGCTGGCTGTCGCGGCTGCGGCTCGTGTGAACGACCGCGCGCACGCGCGGAACCGAATCCCCAAGATCCCGATACATGAATTCCAATCCATCCGGTACACAAGCGCCCGCCGAGGGCGACGGCGA harbors:
- a CDS encoding polysaccharide biosynthesis/export family protein — its product is MGSLGEAGGDVPPRRTYGARVRLLTMWVPLCAALGACGIAPGMRMKQPPNVPVSSAAAGAPAEAGREPHGEQLPIPITDIDLNLIRTLRDTQRGAQAAPDLASPVSGYTIGRGDVLQITVWDHPELAAALGTQQQTTARAADAPAGFVVDQDGTLQYPYVGRLAVAGLKPEQVQARLARKLAETFRDPQVTVRVASFRAKQVYIEGEVRTPGSQPLNDIPMTLYDAVGRAGGFSASADQSRVILVRNGVEQRIDLSGAAQGTHAPRVVLKDGDLLRIPPRDESGVFVMGEVNKPVTALPMRNGRLTLSEALSQAGSLNASTADAAQMYVIRGSLDAKPHVYRLDASSPVAMVLANQFELEPKDIVYVDGNGLVRFSRVLSLLLPAINAGLTAAVVTK
- a CDS encoding helix-turn-helix domain-containing protein, with the protein product MQAGRMAEIFNFANRIRHAGADPSSDYEMLLLSAKGGAVYSSSGIPVWTRPLHECAIESVHAIFAIGEPDAVDRDDEKVSDWLRCARAHIGASGRTKRLMGLVNRERGDAAADDLSIDAMLSGAASSGKSRPTAAERAAFSAALAIIRHDCGDGPAHEVAECLCPAMNARPAEPAFASREARASKLIRTSVQQLRDNSANRISIADTAHAAAMSERNFLRRFKQEIGVTPSEFVQRVRLEHARHMLVHTDLPVDKIARRTGLGSGDRLAKLFRQHLSMSPTEYRAIERSRGLDADLACADFVSHLSRSVS
- a CDS encoding sugar transferase, whose protein sequence is MPAIFPRVVDIALIVIGAFLPILIEASGSSHAQIFDGSLVAFAAALSLSVFPACGIYETSKRRSPVHLISRTALAWLVVQGGTVALLYVLRRAQILSSAWFMYWTVTSGIGLLIFRAVTLAIFGLVERASHKVKAATFDQMGHVAQRMRTSGVAKRIIKRAFDVTAASCLIAVLSPVLAVIAFLVKRDGGPAMFGHVRIGRDGCRFKCLKFRSMVMNADAVLKALLERDPQARAEWEREFKLKHDVRITRIGRFLRRSSLDELPQLLNVVRGEMSLVGPRPIVEAELPRYGDDVRYYLAAKPGMTGLWQVSGRNDTDYATRVSLDVSYVKEWSLRRDLYILLKTVNVVLRGSGAY
- a CDS encoding low molecular weight protein-tyrosine-phosphatase, whose translation is MIESILVVCEGNLCRSPMAAAFFAAALPGRTVTSAGFNALVGMPAAPLAQDVMRERGIDLSAHRAQQLGRAQCASADLILVMDRGQRRLVEDQYPLARGKVFRIGEHENFDVRDPYRQPRFVFERSARLIELGVNGWLSRLRLV